A genomic window from Streptomyces broussonetiae includes:
- a CDS encoding CGNR zinc finger domain-containing protein encodes MYWSATVRYGLQPAPGELAFVQDLLNTQSAGKPREPDLLQTTEEANDWLDQALKSWSSETHQPTPAVELTAEDVRSLRDFRHDLNQILRAQAAETAPETGPTASLMTLPMALRLDEHGTIQAEPRGTGWRQVASLTLIEAYRAQCTDSLRRLKTCRNTRCATAFYDRSRNNSGVWHDVRVCGNAANLRNYRARKRAAADQA; translated from the coding sequence ATGTACTGGAGTGCTACGGTCCGCTACGGTCTGCAGCCCGCCCCGGGCGAGCTGGCGTTCGTACAGGACCTGCTCAACACACAGTCCGCCGGAAAGCCGCGCGAACCCGACCTGCTGCAGACCACCGAAGAAGCCAATGACTGGCTCGACCAGGCATTGAAGAGCTGGAGCAGCGAGACCCACCAGCCCACACCCGCTGTGGAGTTGACGGCCGAGGACGTACGCAGCCTCCGCGACTTCCGCCATGACCTGAACCAGATCCTGCGGGCGCAGGCCGCCGAGACGGCACCGGAGACCGGCCCGACGGCCTCGCTGATGACCTTGCCCATGGCGTTGCGCCTCGACGAGCACGGGACCATCCAGGCCGAGCCGCGCGGCACGGGATGGCGGCAAGTGGCGTCACTCACCCTCATCGAGGCCTATCGGGCACAGTGCACCGACAGTCTGCGCCGCCTGAAAACCTGCCGCAACACCCGCTGTGCGACTGCCTTCTACGACCGCTCCCGCAACAACAGCGGCGTCTGGCATGACGTCCGCGTCTGCGGCAACGCCGCCAATCTGCGCAACTATCGTGCGCGCAAGCGGGCTGCTGCCGACCAGGCCTGA
- a CDS encoding epoxide hydrolase family protein, translated as MPDFSRMCSRRKFIYTSATAGTMAATGAFGLQALDYPGKPESASGRQSIRPFRVGIPERDLADLRRRIMATRWPDRETVNDQSQGVQLATMKELARYWGTVYNWRNIEEKLNSLPQYMTEIDGLGIHFIHVRSRHADALPMILTHGWPGSILEFLKVIGPLSNPTAHGGRAEDAFHLVIPSMPGYGFSERPTSTGWNPDRIARAWAVLMARLGYKRYVSQGGDWGAVISDKMAIQQPAGLLGIHVNFPATVPPDIARKLACGDPVPAGLSPDEKAAYNQLATFYKTGSGYSAMMVTRPQTEGYGLTDSPVGLAAWMYDKFAAWTYSGGHPERVLTKDEMLDDITLYWVTNTATSSSRLYWENNANNFNAVSVSIPAAITVFPGEIYQAPRSWATRSYHDLRYFHQVRNGGHFAAWEVPDIFTSELRAAFRDLRSSQGVTGK; from the coding sequence ATGCCAGACTTCTCCCGGATGTGTTCTCGCCGAAAGTTCATCTACACATCGGCCACTGCTGGAACCATGGCGGCAACGGGGGCTTTCGGTCTGCAGGCCTTGGATTACCCCGGAAAGCCGGAATCGGCGAGCGGGAGGCAGAGCATTCGCCCCTTCCGCGTGGGCATCCCGGAGCGCGACCTTGCTGATCTTCGTCGACGCATCATGGCCACCCGGTGGCCCGATCGGGAAACGGTCAACGATCAGTCCCAAGGTGTCCAACTGGCCACGATGAAAGAACTCGCCCGTTACTGGGGAACAGTCTACAATTGGCGGAATATCGAGGAGAAACTCAACTCGCTACCGCAGTACATGACAGAGATCGACGGACTCGGCATCCACTTCATCCACGTCCGCTCTCGCCATGCGGACGCGCTCCCCATGATTCTGACCCATGGTTGGCCCGGTTCCATCCTGGAGTTCTTGAAGGTCATCGGGCCGCTCAGCAACCCAACGGCTCACGGAGGACGCGCCGAGGACGCCTTTCACCTCGTCATACCGTCGATGCCAGGCTACGGCTTCTCGGAACGGCCGACGAGTACCGGGTGGAACCCCGACCGCATTGCACGCGCCTGGGCCGTGTTGATGGCACGACTGGGGTACAAGAGATATGTCTCCCAGGGCGGCGACTGGGGCGCTGTGATCTCGGACAAGATGGCGATACAGCAACCCGCGGGACTGCTCGGTATCCATGTCAATTTTCCCGCCACCGTCCCGCCGGACATCGCCAGGAAACTCGCCTGCGGTGATCCCGTACCAGCCGGCCTGAGCCCAGACGAGAAAGCCGCGTACAACCAGCTGGCCACTTTCTACAAGACCGGATCCGGTTACTCGGCCATGATGGTCACCCGTCCACAGACCGAGGGATACGGATTGACGGACTCCCCCGTCGGACTGGCCGCCTGGATGTACGACAAGTTCGCCGCCTGGACCTACAGCGGCGGCCATCCCGAGCGTGTACTCACCAAGGACGAGATGCTCGACGACATCACGCTCTACTGGGTCACGAACACCGCGACTTCTTCCTCGCGTCTCTACTGGGAGAACAACGCCAACAACTTCAACGCCGTGTCGGTATCCATACCGGCTGCCATCACCGTATTCCCCGGAGAGATCTACCAGGCGCCACGGAGTTGGGCAACGCGCAGCTACCACGACCTCCGCTACTTCCATCAAGTCCGCAACGGCGGGCACTTCGCAGCCTGGGAAGTGCCGGACATCTTCACAAGCGAACTCCGGGCCGCATTCAGGGATCTGCGCAGCTCACAGGGAGTCACGGGAAAGTGA
- a CDS encoding FUSC family protein, with amino-acid sequence MSSGASTDRYTPPGRRYPFSTQVGVLSGGDRAPRLPLAVVAGAAEALVQATGMFEGRWAVLTVFLVLKPDFTATLQPSVGRALGTAVGSGAAALVALAAPGPVGLSAAAVLAIATAYALFDAGYLLYTAFLTLYIVILLDILGLPADSTAAARLAQTALGSAIALLGYWLWHCAAAGWASPETRARVTLL; translated from the coding sequence ATGTCCTCGGGAGCGTCCACCGACAGGTACACGCCGCCGGGGCGGCGGTACCCGTTCAGTACCCAGGTAGGCGTTCTGAGCGGCGGTGACAGGGCGCCACGCCTTCCGCTGGCCGTCGTGGCGGGTGCCGCCGAGGCACTGGTTCAGGCCACGGGAATGTTCGAAGGACGCTGGGCGGTGCTGACGGTGTTCCTGGTGCTCAAGCCGGACTTCACCGCCACGCTCCAGCCCAGCGTGGGCCGGGCCCTGGGCACCGCCGTCGGCTCGGGCGCCGCGGCGTTGGTCGCGCTGGCCGCCCCCGGCCCGGTCGGACTCAGCGCAGCGGCCGTGCTCGCCATCGCGACGGCGTATGCCCTGTTCGACGCCGGCTACCTGCTCTACACCGCCTTCCTCACCCTCTACATCGTCATCCTGCTCGACATCCTCGGCCTGCCCGCGGACTCCACCGCGGCCGCACGCCTGGCACAGACCGCCCTCGGCTCCGCGATCGCCCTCCTCGGCTACTGGCTGTGGCACTGTGCCGCTGCCGGCTGGGCGTCACCCGAGACCAGAGCGCGTGTGACGCTTCTGTGA
- a CDS encoding type 2 periplasmic-binding domain-containing protein, giving the protein MSPDTATLPQPSADLPIHYLKVTDVQTVRDIGTAWLGSRTLPPAPQRFLDHALSATAAMNEASAARA; this is encoded by the coding sequence GTGTCGCCCGACACCGCGACGCTCCCGCAGCCCAGCGCGGACCTCCCCATCCACTATCTGAAAGTCACCGACGTGCAGACCGTTCGCGACATCGGCACCGCCTGGCTGGGCTCCCGCACTCTGCCGCCGGCGCCACAGCGGTTCCTCGACCACGCACTGAGCGCGACGGCCGCCATGAACGAGGCGTCCGCAGCACGAGCCTGA
- a CDS encoding lanthionine synthetase LanC family protein: MRGDVYRDVGEAAWAWVLRQVREDEGPWLVETVPEDGPGTMSPAKDRDSLYAGIAGLAPVLAEIAQYRKLSAKEAALATGIVSRLSAQAGQRTEPSLYDGLAGDAMALRLLAPGEEAVALRRLAVLATSEGWKTTLDFEPASDVPLTDVVMGTAGVVMTAVWANSEFTEAIATLGGEALLRAADRTEAGLDWGMTPGRPSRAPNYSHGTAGIAAALAVAGTALDRSDFVEAAVEGARHVLSVGSLADAGFIVPHTIPPSRREVEPVTYTWCHGPAGTSHLFAALSHAGVTEVAGHEVDALRQRCLTSILTSDLPERIRPGFWDNDGRCCGTAGVGDVLLDAAQDCRAPARRQILLQAAHRMGDALLDRAIRDETGARWRFLEHRKDPPLLPPGTAWMQGAAGIAAYLLRLARYVETGPDALVVDRPDQWWAVPARLRSTGS; the protein is encoded by the coding sequence GCCTGGGTGCTGCGTCAGGTGCGCGAGGACGAGGGTCCGTGGCTGGTGGAGACAGTGCCGGAGGACGGTCCGGGAACCATGTCACCGGCGAAGGACCGCGACTCGCTGTACGCGGGGATCGCGGGCCTGGCCCCGGTGCTGGCCGAGATCGCCCAGTACCGGAAGCTGAGCGCGAAGGAAGCAGCACTGGCGACAGGCATCGTGAGCAGACTGTCGGCACAGGCCGGGCAGAGAACGGAACCGTCGTTGTACGACGGCCTCGCAGGCGACGCCATGGCACTCAGACTCCTCGCCCCGGGCGAGGAAGCGGTCGCCCTGCGGCGGCTCGCCGTCCTGGCCACCAGCGAGGGATGGAAGACCACCCTCGATTTCGAACCGGCTTCCGACGTGCCCCTGACCGACGTCGTGATGGGCACCGCGGGCGTGGTGATGACGGCGGTCTGGGCGAACAGCGAGTTCACCGAGGCGATCGCCACGCTGGGAGGCGAGGCACTGCTGCGCGCGGCGGATCGTACGGAGGCGGGCCTCGACTGGGGCATGACGCCGGGTAGGCCATCGAGGGCGCCGAACTACTCCCACGGAACCGCCGGGATCGCGGCCGCACTGGCAGTGGCCGGCACCGCCTTGGACCGGAGCGACTTCGTCGAGGCTGCGGTGGAGGGCGCCCGGCACGTCCTTTCGGTGGGGTCGTTGGCGGACGCAGGTTTCATCGTCCCGCACACGATTCCGCCGTCGAGACGGGAGGTGGAACCGGTGACGTACACGTGGTGCCATGGCCCGGCGGGCACCTCGCACCTGTTCGCCGCACTGTCCCACGCGGGGGTCACAGAGGTGGCGGGTCACGAGGTCGACGCGCTGCGGCAGCGCTGTCTGACCTCGATCCTGACCTCGGATCTGCCGGAACGCATCCGGCCCGGCTTCTGGGACAACGACGGCCGCTGCTGCGGAACGGCGGGCGTCGGAGACGTACTCCTGGACGCGGCTCAGGACTGCCGGGCACCAGCGAGGAGACAGATTCTGCTCCAGGCCGCGCACAGGATGGGCGACGCGTTGCTGGACCGGGCCATCAGGGACGAGACGGGCGCCCGTTGGCGCTTTCTGGAGCACCGCAAGGACCCACCGCTGCTACCCCCCGGCACGGCGTGGATGCAGGGCGCGGCAGGCATCGCGGCCTACCTGCTGCGCCTCGCCCGGTACGTCGAGACCGGGCCGGACGCCCTGGTCGTGGACCGCCCGGACCAGTGGTGGGCCGTGCCGGCGCGCCTGCGCAGCACGGGATCATGA